One genomic region from Delphinus delphis chromosome 14, mDelDel1.2, whole genome shotgun sequence encodes:
- the RPS12 gene encoding small ribosomal subunit protein eS12 gives MAEEGIAAGGVMDVNTALEEVLRPAFIRDGLAHAQLCVLASNCDEPLYVELVEALCAEHQINLIKVDDKKLGEWVGLCKTDREGKPRKVVGCSCVVVKDNGKEAQAKDVTEEYVKCKK, from the coding sequence ATGGCCGAGGAAGGCATTGCTGCTGGGGGTGTAATGGACGTTAATACTGCTCTGGAAGAGGTGCTGAGGCCCGCTTTCATCCGCGATGGCCTAGCACATGCCCAGCTCTGTGTGCTTGCATCCAACTGTGATGAGCCTCTGTATGTCGAGTTGGTGGAGGCCCTTTGTGCTGAGCACCAAATCAACCTGATTAAGGTTGATGACAAGAAACTAGGGGAATGGGTAGGCCTCTGTAAAACTGACAGAGAGGGAAAACCCCGTAAAGTGGTTGGTTGCAGTTGTGTGGTGGTTAAGGACAATGGCAAAGAGGCTCAGGCCAAGGATGTCACCGAGGAGTATGTCAAATGCAAGAAATGA